A single window of Rhipicephalus microplus isolate Deutch F79 chromosome 5, USDA_Rmic, whole genome shotgun sequence DNA harbors:
- the mip40 gene encoding myb-interacting protein 40, whose protein sequence is MSRLKEKRASELEQARAKLDGILQSLMEKTEESQSSSSQSEDESKALDSANKDASPKKIQKTQRKRRRKDDSALQNSNTYITKIYGCSVDLAQFDENSPLYSMCRSWIQNKPLQNLERNHSGEDTVKKESANDTTEEDNVKGIMYLPAPVPPSRDEDGNIKDLRIPSPVPQPSEKFFMASDDSEVVPVHVLLAGHQTRWKNVRQKWKDAAMANEERYKESAAILLKAMSHDQDASSQWESAPA, encoded by the exons ATGTCGCGACTCAAGGAAAAAAGAG CTTCGGAGCTTGAACAGGCGAGAGCGAAGcttgatggcattctgcaaagcCTCATGGAAAAAACCGAAGAAAG TCAGAGTTCATCATCTCAATCGGAAGACGAATCTAAAGCATTGGATTCTGCGAATAA GGACGCATCCCCTAAAAAGATTCAGAAGACCCAGAGGAAACGTCGTAGAAAAGATGACTCAGCTCTGCAGAATTCAA ACACCTACATAACGAAGATATACGGCTGCAGTGTAGACCTTGCGCAGTTTGATGAGAATTCTCCATTGTATTCGATGTGTCGTAGCTGGATACAAAATAAGCCTCTGCAAAATTTGGAGCGGAACCACAGTGGGGAAGACACTGTCAAGAAGGAG AGTGCAAATGACACAACTGAGGAGGACAATGTAAAAGGAATTATGTACCTGCCCGCACCTGTGCCACCATCCAGAGACGAGGATGGCAACATCAAGGACCTTCGAATACCTTCACCCGTTCCACAGCCCAGTGAAAAGTTCTTTATGGCATCG GACGATAGCGAGGTTGTACCTGTGCACGTCTTACTGGCTGGCCATCAAACACGTTGGAAGAATGTGCGGCAAAA GTGGAAAGATGCCGCTATGGCCAATGAAGAACGCTATAAAGAAAGTGCGGCGATTCTCCTCAAGGCCATGAG CCATGACCAAGATGCATCATCGCAATGGGAAAGTGCACCTGCTTAA